The following are encoded in a window of Oncorhynchus mykiss isolate Arlee chromosome 11, USDA_OmykA_1.1, whole genome shotgun sequence genomic DNA:
- the LOC110536119 gene encoding ubiquitin carboxyl-terminal hydrolase 30 isoform X1 has product MTSCTAVFGPSKIQRSQFKFHYVSSENMPWCRSATSEKLIREFLYSGTIVRNKIMKNWGVIGGIAAAMAAGVYVLWGPITDSKKRKKGMVPGLLNLGNTCFMNSLLQGLAACPSFVKWLEEFTSRKGVSKGEPEKDPKLSTTLLQLLQALSNDNTGEEDVLDAGRLLEVLRLYRWHISSFEEQDAHELFHVLTSSLEEERDRQPKVTHLFDIQSLESLPDIDDKTLSCKSRGPLHPLRSPWKFPHPFHGRLTSNMACKRCEQQSPVRYDSFDSLSLSIPSPQWGWPISLDHCLQHFISSETIKEVECENCTKLQQGTLVNGHVLESQRTTFIKQLKLGKLPQCLCIHLQRLTWSNEGTPIKRQEHVQISEYLSMDHYKHRATIQRLQVINCTPKTIKADNSGEAADKTPPNGKDIEHHNNNKPLSNGSCSSVFLHSPGLNPQVNLTYDYSSSEYHFQLMAVLVHHGDMNSGHFVTYRRCPPSPHSPSPFSSQWLWVSDDSVRKASLQEVLSSNAYLLFYERVRRLRLLLEE; this is encoded by the exons ATGACTTCCTGTACAGCTGTGTTTGGTCCGTCAAAAATCCAAAGATCCCAATTTAAGTTCCACTACGTTAGCTCCGAGAATATGCCGTGGTGCAGATCAGCGACATCTGAAAAGCTTATTCGGGAGTTCCTGTACTCTGGTACCATTGTCAG GAATAAAATTATGAAAAACTGGGGAGTCATTGGTGGAATAGCGGCTGCCATGGCTGCTGGAGTATATGTTCTATGGGGTCCAATTACAGACAGCAAGAAAAGGAAGAAAG GCATGGTACCAGGCCTGCTGAACCTGGGAAACACCTGCTTCATGAACTCTCTGCTCCAGGGCCTGGCAGCCTGCCCTTCCTTCGTCAAGTGGCTGGAGGAGTTCACTAGCCGCAAAGGTGTGTCAAAGGGCGAGCCAGAGAAGGACCCCAAACTTTCCACAACTCTCCTGCAGCTTCTCCAAG CACTGTCAAACGACAACACTGGGGAGGAGGATGTGCTGGATGCAGGGCGTCTGCTGGAGGTCCTCAGACTCTACAGGTGGCACATCAGTTCCTTTGAGGAACAG GATGCCCATGAGCTCTTCCATGTCCTCACCTCTTCCTTGGAGGAGGAGCGAGACCGACAGCCCAAAGTCACCCATCTCTTTGACATTCAGTCCCTTGAG AGTCTCCCAGATATAGATGATAAGACCTTAAGCTGCAAGAGTCGAG GCCCTCTTCATCCTTTACGAAGTCCTTGGAAGTTTCCACATCCTTTCCATGGCCGCCTAACAAGCAATATGGCTTGCAAGCGTTGCGAACAACAG AGTCCAGTGCGATATGACTCTTTCGACAGCCTCTCCTTATCCATCCCTTCGCCGCAATGG GGCTGGCCTATCTCTCTGGATCACTGTCTCCAGCATTTCATCTCTTCAGAGACCATTAAAGAGGTGGAGTGTGAAAACTGCACCAAG CTTCAACAAGGCACCTTGGTGAATGGGCATGTCCTGGAAAGCCAGAGGACAACCTTCATCAAACAGCTTAAACTGGGAAAG CTCCCACAGTGTCTCTGTATTCACCTGCAGAGACTGACATGGTCTAATGAGGGTACGCCCATAAAGAGACAGGAACATGTCCAGATCTCAGAGTACCTGTCTATGGACCACTACAAACACCGCGCAACCATTCAGAGGCTCCAGGTCATCAACTGTACTCCCAAAACCATTAAAGCAGACAATTCAGGAGAGGCTGCAGATAAGACCCCTCCCAATGGCAAAG ATATAGAACACCATAACAACAACAAGCCTCTGTCCAATGGAAGCTGTTCGTCTGTCTTTCTCCATTCTCCTGGGTTGAACCCACAGGTCAACCTCACATATGACTACAG CTCCTCAGAATACCACTTTCAACTGATGGCTGTGTTGGTTCACCATGGTGACATGAACTCAGGACACTTTGTCACTTACCGCCGCTGCCCTCCCTCGCCccacagcccctctccattcAGCTCCCAGTGGCTGTGGGTTTCTGATGACTCTGTACGCAAGGCCAGTCTGCAGGAGGTGCTGTCCTCCAACGCCTACCTACTCTTCTATGAGCGGGTGAGACGGCTCCGTCTACTGTTGGAGGAGTAG
- the alkbh2 gene encoding DNA oxidative demethylase ALKBH2 isoform X1, whose translation MDIITRKFSHVGEHRARRWLMDAFVSQSRKRYIDGTTDEQREPVLKKCKEEECNQGIVKEDVKEKAYLTEFSQSWQKIEAEGLDCDYALLFPKEEADCLYTQLEEEVVYLTGDKTKIQVFGKVYNVPRKQASCGDAGLTYTYSGVSLQASPWTPTLEYIRDAVTKATGQTFNFVLINRYKDGHDHMGEHRDDERELDPLCPIASVSLGAVRDFVFRHRESRGKQRRRQINPVKLELAHGSLLLMNSPTNTHWYHSLPARKRVLTPRINLTFRRILQDGKK comes from the exons GACATTATTACAAGGAAGTTTTCTCATGTTGGTGAGCACAGAGCAAGAAGGTGGCTGATGGATGCATTTGTGAGTCAATCCAGGAAGCGCTATATTGATGGAACAACAGATGAACAGAGAGAACCTGTGTTGAAAAAATGTAAAGAGGAAGAATGCAATCAGGGGATTGTAAAGGAGGATGTGAAGGAGAAAGCCTATTTGACTGAGTTCTCTCAGTCTTGGCAGAAGATTGAAGCAGAGGGACTGGACTGTGACTATGCTCTACTCTTTCCTAAAGAGGAAGCAGACTGCCTCTACACACAGCTGGAGGAGGAGGTAGTCTACCTCACAG GAGATAAAACAAAGATTCAGGTGTTTGGGAAGGTTTACAATGTCCCCAGAAAGCAGGCGTCTTGTGGGGACGCAGGACTAACCTACACCTATTCTGGAGTGAGTCTTCAGGCTAGCCCGTGGACTCCAACCTTGGAGTACATTCGTGATGCTGTTACAAAGGCAACAGGGCAAACCTTCAACTTCGTCCTGATTAACAG GTACAAAGATGGACATGATCACATGGGTGAGCACCGTGATGATGAGCGGGAACTGGACCCCCTCTGTCCCATCGCCTCCGTATCCCTGGGGGCGGTCCGGGACTTTGTTTTCAGACACCGGGAGTCACGGGGAAAACAGCGCCGACGGCAGATCAACCCGGTGAAGCTTGAACTGGCCCACGGAAGCCTGCTCCTCATGAACTCTCCCACAAACACCCACTGGTACCACAGCCTGCCAGCCCGCAAGAGGGTCCTCACACCCCGCATCAACCTTACCTTCAGACGCATCCTCCAAGACGGCAAGAAATGA
- the LOC110536119 gene encoding ubiquitin carboxyl-terminal hydrolase 30 isoform X2, with translation MLSGKLLGRTHLSPEDIERRNRNKIMKNWGVIGGIAAAMAAGVYVLWGPITDSKKRKKGMVPGLLNLGNTCFMNSLLQGLAACPSFVKWLEEFTSRKGVSKGEPEKDPKLSTTLLQLLQALSNDNTGEEDVLDAGRLLEVLRLYRWHISSFEEQDAHELFHVLTSSLEEERDRQPKVTHLFDIQSLESLPDIDDKTLSCKSRGPLHPLRSPWKFPHPFHGRLTSNMACKRCEQQSPVRYDSFDSLSLSIPSPQWGWPISLDHCLQHFISSETIKEVECENCTKLQQGTLVNGHVLESQRTTFIKQLKLGKLPQCLCIHLQRLTWSNEGTPIKRQEHVQISEYLSMDHYKHRATIQRLQVINCTPKTIKADNSGEAADKTPPNGKDIEHHNNNKPLSNGSCSSVFLHSPGLNPQVNLTYDYSSSEYHFQLMAVLVHHGDMNSGHFVTYRRCPPSPHSPSPFSSQWLWVSDDSVRKASLQEVLSSNAYLLFYERVRRLRLLLEE, from the exons atgctgtctGGAAAGCTGCTAGGAAGAACGCATCTCAGCCCGGAGGACATAGAAAGAAGGAACAG GAATAAAATTATGAAAAACTGGGGAGTCATTGGTGGAATAGCGGCTGCCATGGCTGCTGGAGTATATGTTCTATGGGGTCCAATTACAGACAGCAAGAAAAGGAAGAAAG GCATGGTACCAGGCCTGCTGAACCTGGGAAACACCTGCTTCATGAACTCTCTGCTCCAGGGCCTGGCAGCCTGCCCTTCCTTCGTCAAGTGGCTGGAGGAGTTCACTAGCCGCAAAGGTGTGTCAAAGGGCGAGCCAGAGAAGGACCCCAAACTTTCCACAACTCTCCTGCAGCTTCTCCAAG CACTGTCAAACGACAACACTGGGGAGGAGGATGTGCTGGATGCAGGGCGTCTGCTGGAGGTCCTCAGACTCTACAGGTGGCACATCAGTTCCTTTGAGGAACAG GATGCCCATGAGCTCTTCCATGTCCTCACCTCTTCCTTGGAGGAGGAGCGAGACCGACAGCCCAAAGTCACCCATCTCTTTGACATTCAGTCCCTTGAG AGTCTCCCAGATATAGATGATAAGACCTTAAGCTGCAAGAGTCGAG GCCCTCTTCATCCTTTACGAAGTCCTTGGAAGTTTCCACATCCTTTCCATGGCCGCCTAACAAGCAATATGGCTTGCAAGCGTTGCGAACAACAG AGTCCAGTGCGATATGACTCTTTCGACAGCCTCTCCTTATCCATCCCTTCGCCGCAATGG GGCTGGCCTATCTCTCTGGATCACTGTCTCCAGCATTTCATCTCTTCAGAGACCATTAAAGAGGTGGAGTGTGAAAACTGCACCAAG CTTCAACAAGGCACCTTGGTGAATGGGCATGTCCTGGAAAGCCAGAGGACAACCTTCATCAAACAGCTTAAACTGGGAAAG CTCCCACAGTGTCTCTGTATTCACCTGCAGAGACTGACATGGTCTAATGAGGGTACGCCCATAAAGAGACAGGAACATGTCCAGATCTCAGAGTACCTGTCTATGGACCACTACAAACACCGCGCAACCATTCAGAGGCTCCAGGTCATCAACTGTACTCCCAAAACCATTAAAGCAGACAATTCAGGAGAGGCTGCAGATAAGACCCCTCCCAATGGCAAAG ATATAGAACACCATAACAACAACAAGCCTCTGTCCAATGGAAGCTGTTCGTCTGTCTTTCTCCATTCTCCTGGGTTGAACCCACAGGTCAACCTCACATATGACTACAG CTCCTCAGAATACCACTTTCAACTGATGGCTGTGTTGGTTCACCATGGTGACATGAACTCAGGACACTTTGTCACTTACCGCCGCTGCCCTCCCTCGCCccacagcccctctccattcAGCTCCCAGTGGCTGTGGGTTTCTGATGACTCTGTACGCAAGGCCAGTCTGCAGGAGGTGCTGTCCTCCAACGCCTACCTACTCTTCTATGAGCGGGTGAGACGGCTCCGTCTACTGTTGGAGGAGTAG
- the LOC110536119 gene encoding ubiquitin carboxyl-terminal hydrolase 30 isoform X3: MKNWGVIGGIAAAMAAGVYVLWGPITDSKKRKKGMVPGLLNLGNTCFMNSLLQGLAACPSFVKWLEEFTSRKGVSKGEPEKDPKLSTTLLQLLQALSNDNTGEEDVLDAGRLLEVLRLYRWHISSFEEQDAHELFHVLTSSLEEERDRQPKVTHLFDIQSLESLPDIDDKTLSCKSRGPLHPLRSPWKFPHPFHGRLTSNMACKRCEQQSPVRYDSFDSLSLSIPSPQWGWPISLDHCLQHFISSETIKEVECENCTKLQQGTLVNGHVLESQRTTFIKQLKLGKLPQCLCIHLQRLTWSNEGTPIKRQEHVQISEYLSMDHYKHRATIQRLQVINCTPKTIKADNSGEAADKTPPNGKDIEHHNNNKPLSNGSCSSVFLHSPGLNPQVNLTYDYSSSEYHFQLMAVLVHHGDMNSGHFVTYRRCPPSPHSPSPFSSQWLWVSDDSVRKASLQEVLSSNAYLLFYERVRRLRLLLEE, from the exons ATGAAAAACTGGGGAGTCATTGGTGGAATAGCGGCTGCCATGGCTGCTGGAGTATATGTTCTATGGGGTCCAATTACAGACAGCAAGAAAAGGAAGAAAG GCATGGTACCAGGCCTGCTGAACCTGGGAAACACCTGCTTCATGAACTCTCTGCTCCAGGGCCTGGCAGCCTGCCCTTCCTTCGTCAAGTGGCTGGAGGAGTTCACTAGCCGCAAAGGTGTGTCAAAGGGCGAGCCAGAGAAGGACCCCAAACTTTCCACAACTCTCCTGCAGCTTCTCCAAG CACTGTCAAACGACAACACTGGGGAGGAGGATGTGCTGGATGCAGGGCGTCTGCTGGAGGTCCTCAGACTCTACAGGTGGCACATCAGTTCCTTTGAGGAACAG GATGCCCATGAGCTCTTCCATGTCCTCACCTCTTCCTTGGAGGAGGAGCGAGACCGACAGCCCAAAGTCACCCATCTCTTTGACATTCAGTCCCTTGAG AGTCTCCCAGATATAGATGATAAGACCTTAAGCTGCAAGAGTCGAG GCCCTCTTCATCCTTTACGAAGTCCTTGGAAGTTTCCACATCCTTTCCATGGCCGCCTAACAAGCAATATGGCTTGCAAGCGTTGCGAACAACAG AGTCCAGTGCGATATGACTCTTTCGACAGCCTCTCCTTATCCATCCCTTCGCCGCAATGG GGCTGGCCTATCTCTCTGGATCACTGTCTCCAGCATTTCATCTCTTCAGAGACCATTAAAGAGGTGGAGTGTGAAAACTGCACCAAG CTTCAACAAGGCACCTTGGTGAATGGGCATGTCCTGGAAAGCCAGAGGACAACCTTCATCAAACAGCTTAAACTGGGAAAG CTCCCACAGTGTCTCTGTATTCACCTGCAGAGACTGACATGGTCTAATGAGGGTACGCCCATAAAGAGACAGGAACATGTCCAGATCTCAGAGTACCTGTCTATGGACCACTACAAACACCGCGCAACCATTCAGAGGCTCCAGGTCATCAACTGTACTCCCAAAACCATTAAAGCAGACAATTCAGGAGAGGCTGCAGATAAGACCCCTCCCAATGGCAAAG ATATAGAACACCATAACAACAACAAGCCTCTGTCCAATGGAAGCTGTTCGTCTGTCTTTCTCCATTCTCCTGGGTTGAACCCACAGGTCAACCTCACATATGACTACAG CTCCTCAGAATACCACTTTCAACTGATGGCTGTGTTGGTTCACCATGGTGACATGAACTCAGGACACTTTGTCACTTACCGCCGCTGCCCTCCCTCGCCccacagcccctctccattcAGCTCCCAGTGGCTGTGGGTTTCTGATGACTCTGTACGCAAGGCCAGTCTGCAGGAGGTGCTGTCCTCCAACGCCTACCTACTCTTCTATGAGCGGGTGAGACGGCTCCGTCTACTGTTGGAGGAGTAG
- the alkbh2 gene encoding DNA oxidative demethylase ALKBH2 isoform X2: protein MDAFVSQSRKRYIDGTTDEQREPVLKKCKEEECNQGIVKEDVKEKAYLTEFSQSWQKIEAEGLDCDYALLFPKEEADCLYTQLEEEVVYLTGDKTKIQVFGKVYNVPRKQASCGDAGLTYTYSGVSLQASPWTPTLEYIRDAVTKATGQTFNFVLINRYKDGHDHMGEHRDDERELDPLCPIASVSLGAVRDFVFRHRESRGKQRRRQINPVKLELAHGSLLLMNSPTNTHWYHSLPARKRVLTPRINLTFRRILQDGKK, encoded by the exons ATGGATGCATTTGTGAGTCAATCCAGGAAGCGCTATATTGATGGAACAACAGATGAACAGAGAGAACCTGTGTTGAAAAAATGTAAAGAGGAAGAATGCAATCAGGGGATTGTAAAGGAGGATGTGAAGGAGAAAGCCTATTTGACTGAGTTCTCTCAGTCTTGGCAGAAGATTGAAGCAGAGGGACTGGACTGTGACTATGCTCTACTCTTTCCTAAAGAGGAAGCAGACTGCCTCTACACACAGCTGGAGGAGGAGGTAGTCTACCTCACAG GAGATAAAACAAAGATTCAGGTGTTTGGGAAGGTTTACAATGTCCCCAGAAAGCAGGCGTCTTGTGGGGACGCAGGACTAACCTACACCTATTCTGGAGTGAGTCTTCAGGCTAGCCCGTGGACTCCAACCTTGGAGTACATTCGTGATGCTGTTACAAAGGCAACAGGGCAAACCTTCAACTTCGTCCTGATTAACAG GTACAAAGATGGACATGATCACATGGGTGAGCACCGTGATGATGAGCGGGAACTGGACCCCCTCTGTCCCATCGCCTCCGTATCCCTGGGGGCGGTCCGGGACTTTGTTTTCAGACACCGGGAGTCACGGGGAAAACAGCGCCGACGGCAGATCAACCCGGTGAAGCTTGAACTGGCCCACGGAAGCCTGCTCCTCATGAACTCTCCCACAAACACCCACTGGTACCACAGCCTGCCAGCCCGCAAGAGGGTCCTCACACCCCGCATCAACCTTACCTTCAGACGCATCCTCCAAGACGGCAAGAAATGA